A genomic stretch from Oculatellaceae cyanobacterium includes:
- the cysC gene encoding adenylyl-sulfate kinase, translating into MTKEQPGVTVWFTGLSGAGKTTITRALETELRSRQCKIEVLDGDLIRENLTKGLGFSKEDRDENIRRIGFVAHLLTRNGVIVLVSAISPYNQMREEVRHRIGNFIEVYVNAPLAICEQRDVKGLYKKARAGQIKNFTGIDDPYEVPLNPDVECHTDLETIEQSVSNVVAKLEELGYLPTVAAVSSN; encoded by the coding sequence ATGACAAAAGAACAACCTGGAGTAACAGTATGGTTCACAGGCTTAAGCGGTGCAGGAAAAACTACTATTACTAGAGCATTAGAGACTGAACTGCGATCGCGTCAATGTAAAATAGAAGTCCTTGATGGAGACTTAATCCGCGAAAACTTAACTAAAGGCTTAGGTTTTAGCAAAGAAGATCGAGACGAAAATATTCGCCGTATTGGTTTTGTAGCGCACCTATTAACTAGAAATGGCGTAATAGTATTAGTATCAGCCATCTCGCCATATAATCAAATGCGAGAAGAAGTGCGTCATCGTATTGGTAACTTTATTGAAGTTTACGTGAATGCGCCTTTAGCAATTTGTGAACAGCGCGATGTCAAAGGATTATACAAAAAAGCGCGTGCTGGACAGATTAAAAACTTTACTGGTATTGATGATCCCTATGAAGTTCCGCTTAACCCTGATGTAGAATGCCATACAGATTTAGAGACGATAGAACAAAGTGTATCGAATGTTGTTGCTAAACTCGAAGAGTTAGGTTACTTACCTACAGTTGCAGCAGTTAGCAGCAATTAA